From the Candidatus Zixiibacteriota bacterium genome, one window contains:
- a CDS encoding AbrB/MazE/SpoVT family DNA-binding domain-containing protein — MRVTKKLGENKYLVPLLFVRGKYPRVSIPLEVAERLGLTDANFVALEVKDNCIIIKKAKVVTE, encoded by the coding sequence ATGAGGGTGACGAAAAAGCTTGGAGAAAACAAGTATCTAGTTCCCTTACTTTTTGTCCGAGGGAAATACCCACGGGTCTCAATACCGCTTGAAGTGGCAGAGCGGCTAGGACTTACCGATGCCAACTTTGTCGCCCTTGAAGTCAAGGACAACTGCATTATAATCAAAAAGGCCAAGGTGGTGACAGAATGA